From Deferribacterota bacterium:
TGACTTAAAACAACTCTTTGACAGTTTTAAAGGCTTTGAGAAGAACAGGTCAAAAGACATTTTTATGCTTAAAATATACAAAAATCAAAAGGATATTACCAAATATTTAGATTATTTTAAGTCATTAAATAAAAGTGATATTCAAACATATAGTGAATTAAGCCAAAAAATTGCCGCATCTATTATTAATTCAAGAAAACTTGTGGTTGCTGAAAGTGCCGGCTATGTTTTTGATGGTTATTTTGAGTTATCATTAATAGCAGATCTATTTTTAACTACAAAAAATTCTGAGTTTGGCTACCCTTGTCTCGATAAGGGAGTGATCCCCCACTTTGGTGGGCTTAAAATCTTAACAAGGGCTATATTTGAGCAGTTTATAAAGTATATCACCCTTACTGGTGAAATGCTTAATGCTGATGAATATTACAAGAGAGGTATTATAAGTAAAGTTTTTGACACAAATGAGGCCTTAACAGATTATACAAAACATCTTACCTGTAAGATTAAAGAAAAGAGTGTTTTTGCCTTAGGCTTAGTTAAAGAGATTATAAATAGAGCCCCTCATCTAGCCTTGGAGGATGCCCTTCTAATTGAACAAAATGCCTTTTGTATATCTTTTGCTAGTAAAGATAAGGATGAGGGTATAAAAGCCTTTTTAGAAAATAGGAAAGCACTTTTTACTACTAGATGGGAGGATATCAATAACGCAGAATAGATATTTTAAAACAGTGCTGACAAAGGATAACATACTATCGATTATCTT
This genomic window contains:
- a CDS encoding enoyl-CoA hydratase-related protein, with translation MNNCEIFHIDELKIDDLKQLFDSFKGFEKNRSKDIFMLKIYKNQKDITKYLDYFKSLNKSDIQTYSELSQKIAASIINSRKLVVAESAGYVFDGYFELSLIADLFLTTKNSEFGYPCLDKGVIPHFGGLKILTRAIFEQFIKYITLTGEMLNADEYYKRGIISKVFDTNEALTDYTKHLTCKIKEKSVFALGLVKEIINRAPHLALEDALLIEQNAFCISFASKDKDEGIKAFLENRKALFTTRWEDINNAE